The following proteins are encoded in a genomic region of Garra rufa chromosome 22, GarRuf1.0, whole genome shotgun sequence:
- the LOC141297522 gene encoding uncharacterized protein, producing MFQVNNNGHLTFNQDSSAYTPYSFPSNGSQDIIAGLWTDLDNRVKGVVSYQQYTNGSVLTNVTQDINTYFPNLNFNASWVFVATWNKVAYFNLTNTETSFQVLLISGSNYSFILMNYGDIAVTDHPVQAGYDTINSTQYFVIPGSNSGSSISNLRNSSNVNVPGRWAFRVDSGSRNSILKNNVVGFQVRLSSFSDLTQSGNIEIVLQQIKEELVKFGLPNSIELKLRKLQKINQCTNNCNSITNICNNDNSITNICNNNNSITNICNNDNSITNICSNNNTCDNNSISNNINSITNICNNICINNISRNNICVNNTSRFSRPCAGKHFIQTEKRCCRKEGKE from the exons ATGTTTCAGGTGAATAATAATGGACACCTCACATTTAACCAGGATTCATCAGCATATACCCCCTACTCATTTCCCTCTAATGGAAGTCAAGATATAATCGCTGGTCTCTGGACTGACCTTGACAACCGTGTGAAAGGTGTTGTTTCATATCAGCAGTACACTAATGGAAGTGTTCTCACAAATGTCACTCAGGATATTAACACATATTTCCCAAATCTGAACTTCAACGCTTCTTGGGTCTTTGTTGCAACTTGGAATAAGGTCGCTTACTTCAACTTAACTAACACA gaAACATCCTTTCAAGTGCTTTTAATTTCAGGCAgcaattattcatttattctGATGAATTACGGTGACATTGCTGTAACTGATCATCCAGTGCAA GCTGGTTATGACACAATAAACTCCACACAGTACTTTGTAATTCCTGGATCAAACAGCGGCAGCTCCATCTCAAACCTCAGGAACTCCAGTAATGTCAATGTTCCCGGTCGATGGGCCTTCAGAGTGGACAGTGGATCAAGAAACAGCATCTTGAAAA aCAATGTAGTTGGATTTCAAGTGAGACTTTCCTCATTTTCAGACCTAACACAGAGTGGCAACATTGAAATAGTTTTACAGCAA ATTAAAGAGGAGCTGGTCAAGTTCGGTCTACCAAACAGCATCGAGCTGAAGTTAAGAAAACTGCAAaagataaa CCAGTGCACAAACAACTGTAATTCCATTACCAACATCTGCAACAACGACAATTCCATTACCAACATCTGCAACAACAACAATTCCATTACCAACATCTGCAACAACGACAATTCCATTACCAACATCTGCAGCAACAACAACACCTGTGACAACAACAGCATCTCCAACAACATTAATTCCATTACCAACATCTGCAACAACATTTGCATCAATAACATTTCCAGGAACAACATCTGCGTCAACAACACTAGCAG GTTTTCCCGCCCTTGTGCCGGTAAACACTTCATCCAAACAGAGAAGAGATGTTGCCGCAAAGAGGGCAAGGAATGA